In one Rhopalosiphum padi isolate XX-2018 chromosome 3, ASM2088224v1, whole genome shotgun sequence genomic region, the following are encoded:
- the LOC132926626 gene encoding uncharacterized protein LOC132926626 — MIHGPCGQLNPNSPCMVDNSCSKKYPKEYSEETVYASNNGYPTYRRPNNGSVALVRRREVGNEFVVPHNPYLLAKYDAHINVEVCSTIKSVMYLYKYVYKGHDAATMEVWDGDEILK; from the coding sequence ATGATTCACGGGCCGTGTGGGCAACTAAACCCTAACAGCCCGTGCATGGTGGACAACAGTTGTTCAAAGAAGTATCCAAAAGAATACAGCGAAGAAACCGTCTACGCCTCAAACAACGGGTACCCGACGTACCGCCGACCGAACAATGGATCTGTGGCCTTGGTCAGACGACGAGAGGTGGGCAATGAATTTGTGGTCCCCCACAATCCGTACCTACTGGCCAAATACGATGCACACATCAACGTTGAGGTGTGCTCTACGATTAAGAGTGtcatgtatttgtataaatatgtgtacAAAGGCCATGATGCGGCTACTATGGAAGTTTGGGACGGCGATGAGATATTAAAGTAA
- the LOC132926625 gene encoding uncharacterized protein LOC132926625: MEDDNVEVVEVQIEDDNVEVVEVQIEDDNVEVVEFQMDDVIVVDVLLADARAELEFADIFDHLPPDVDEEFEPIPLGVPVAAERLPMRDRPAGVQHPLPDQHNIGALDAVCRECNARHFHCERASRGHFSTCCNNGQVTATGQRVLLPAPVRLTNLLIDDSQEGTNFRRETRRYNNSLAFAAFSSDLNPRRLPGRGPSVYTVHGQVYRRVNNDVVGNEHRPPSYCELYFVNSAEANQSRMRQQDVADRLLAGLLADLDQMLREINPYAQAFRNMSRLWLEEQERANANYPGVCVLSYGNSIYRKQRY, translated from the exons ATGGAAGACGACAATGTGGAAGTTGTCGAAGTCCAGATTGAAGACGACAATGTGGAAGTTGTCGAAGTCCAGATTGAAGACGACAATGTGGAAGTTGTCGAGTTCCAGATGGATGACGTCATAGTCGTTGATGTTCTGCTGGCCGACGCGCGGGCAGAACTTGAATTCGCAGACATCTTCGACCATTTACCTCCGGACGTCGACGAAGAG TTCGAGCCTATTCCACTGGGTGTTCCTGTGGCGGCAGAACGTTTGCCAATGAGAGACCGTCCGGCAGGTGTTCAACACCCACTCCCGGACCAACACAACATAGGTGCTTTGGACGCGGTTTGCCGAGAATGCAACGCCCGTCACTTCCACTGCGAGCGCGCATCTAGAGGTCACTTCTCTACGTGCTGTAACAACGGTCAAGTGACCGCCACAGGACAGCGCGTTCTGCTGCCAGCACCTGTGCGTTTAACTAATTTGTTGATTGATGATTCACAGGAAGGTACCAACTTTCGAAGGGAGACTCGCCGGTACAACAACTCACTGGCGTTCGCAGCGTTCTCCAGCGACCTCAACCCCAGACGGTTGCCGGGTCGGGGACCAAGCGTGTACACTGTCCACGGACAAGTGTACCGCAGGGTCAACAATGACGTCGTCGGCAACGAACACAGGCCACCGAGCTACTGTGAGTTGTACTTTGTCAACTCCGCCGAGGCCAACCAGTCCCGAATGCGACAACAGGATGTCGCAGACCGTCTTTTGGCAGGTTTGCTTGCAGACCTGGACCAAATGCTTCGGGAGATCAACCCGTATGCTCAGGCTTTTAG GAACATGAGCAGGTTGTGGTTGGAGGAACAAGAAAGAGCCAATGCCAACTATCCGGGAGTTTGTGTGTTATCGTATGGCAATTCGATATACAGGAAACAACGATACTGA